The genomic window CTCGACGAGGTTGACGGCCTTGAACCGCCGCCGCTTGAGGTTGGCGACGAGCCCCTTGCGGGCCACCACGTCGCGCTCGCGGACGAAGCTGCGGAAGTCGCGGACGTTGCACTCCATCAGGTGGTCGAGCGTCTTCAGGTTGTGCGGCATCCGGCCGAGGATCTGGTCCTTCTCGAGGTTCTCGGTGACCGAGACCTTGACTGTGCGGTCGAAGGGGAGGTCGCCGTCGTTGACCTTCTTGAGGACGTCCACCACCAGGGCCAGGGCGAAGTGGCACTCCAGGACCTTGCGGCGGAAGCGGCGGCGGGTGACCTCGATCTTCTTGGCGAGGTTGATCTCCTGGTCGCGGGTCAGGAGGGGGATCTCGCCCATCTGGGTGAGGTACATCCGGACCGGGTCGTCGATCCGCCGGGAGAGGTCGTCGATCTCCTCGGGGGTGAGCTCCAGCTCCTCGGCCTCGTCGGGCTCCTCGGCCAGCTCGTCCTCCGGCTCGTCCTCGATGCCGGCGGCCAGGAGCCGCGCCTCGGCCTCGTCCTCGTTGATGAGCTCGATGCCCATCTCGTCGAGCGTCTCGAGCAGTCCGTGGATCCGTTCGGGGCTCGATGCCTCGTCGGGCAGGAAGTCGTTGACCTGGTCGAAGGTGAGGAAGCCCCGCCTCTTGCCCAGGTCAAGCAGCGTCTTGATGCCCTCGTCCAACTTGTCCATCCAAGTCCTCCCTCGCGAACGAACCACGGATCAGGACGCGTCTTTCTTCGTGTCCGGCCGCTGAAACATGAGCCGCAGGTATTCCAGGCGCAAGGCGCGATAGGCTTCCGGGTCGGCCTTCTCGTCGGTCTCGTCGAGGGCCAGGCCGAGGTCCCGGATGCGGGACTGCCGCTCGCGCCGCGTGATCGTGTCGAGCAACCCCTTGAGCCGGTCCCGCCAGGGGGCGGGCCGGACGTCGTCGGGCAGGGGGGCCGATTCCATGGAAAGCGTCATCGCGGCGGCCAGCGAGCGGAGCCGGGGGTCGTCGAGCCGGAGCATGACCTGCTCGCAGGTCGGCTCGGCCCCCTCCGCCAGCAGCCCGAAGGCCGCCTTCAGGATCTCGCGGAGCGGCTCGTCCCGGAGGGATTGGGCCGTGACCCGCGAGGCCAGGAGCCGGACCGAGCCCGGCTCGTTGAGGATGATCTCGATCAGCTCCCGGTCGATCGGGTCGAAGCCCCGGGGGTCGATCGGGCCCCGGTCGGCCGCCTCGGCCGGCCCGGGCGCCTCGGCGTCGGCCGGGGACGCGGCGGGCGTCGGCGGGGCCGCGGGGGCGGGCCGCGACGCCCGGGCCGCGCGGGCCGTCGCCGCCTTCCGCAGGCCCTGGAGCCGCTTGCGGAGCGCGGCGACGTCCATGCGGAGCGTCCGCCCCAGCGTGTCGAGGAACTTCTCCAGCTTGAGGTCCACCCCGGCCACCTTGCCGGCCGGGATCTTGCTGAGCACCTCCAGGATCGACTCCGCCGCCCGCCGGCCCCCCTCGATCGAGCCCAGGTCGAACCGGGCGCCGGCCCGCTCCAGCAGGAAGGCCAGCGGGTCGCCGGCCCTCTCCACCAGGCCGCGGAACGGCCCGGCCCCCTCCTTCAGGAGGAAGTCGCAGGGATCCAGGTTCTCGGGCAGGCTGAGCACGCGCACGTCGAGTTCGTGTCCCAGGAAGATGTCCAGCGCGCGATCCGCGGCGGATTGCCCCGCCGCGTCACCGTCGAAGATCAGGACGACGCGGTCCGACAGCCGCCGGAGGCCCTGCACGTGGCCCTCGCCCAGCGCCGTCCCGAGGGTGCCGACCACGTTGCAGACGCCCACCTGATGGGCGGCGATCACGTCGGTGTACCCCTCGACCACGGCGACCCATCCCGACTCGCGGCTGGCCGCGCGGGCGAGGTCCGCCGCGTAGAGGAGCTTCCGCTTCTGGAAGAGCGCCGTCTCCGGGCTGTTGAGATATTTTGCGACATGTTTCCCTTGAGCGACGAATCCGCGCTCGACCGCCGGCAAAATTCTCCCCCCGAACCCGACTGTCCGGCCCCTCTCGTCCTGGATCGGAAAGATCAGCCGACCCCGAAATCTCTCGCGGACCGCCCCGGGCGAGTCTTCCGGCAGGGAGACCAGCCCGGCCTCCTCCAGCAGCCTCGGCGGGTAGCCCCGCCGCCTCGCCTCGGCCGCCAGCCAGCCCTTCTCCGCCGGGGCGTAGCCGAGCCAGAACCGCTCCGCCATCTCCGGCGAGAGCCCCCGGTCCCGCAGGTAGCCCGTCGCCTCCTCCGACTTCGCCAGCGCCTTGACGAACAGGTCGCGGGCCCAGGACTGCACCTCCAGCAGGTCGGACTTGGACGCCCCCGACGCGGACGGGCCGCGCCCGGCCGCCGCCGGCGGACGCTCCAGCTCGATGCCCGCTCGGTCGGCCAGCATGCGCAGCGCCTCGGGAAAGTCCACGTGGTCGCGGTTCATCACGAAATCGAAGACGTCCCCCCCGGCGCCGCAGCTCCAGCACTTGAAGGACTGCCGCTCGGGGTTCACTTCGAGGGAGGGATTGTGATCATCGTGGAACGGGCAGAGCGCCTTGTACTTCGACCCCATGCGCCGAAGTTGCAACGTCTCCCCCGCGAGCGCGACGATGTCGATCGCGTTCTTGATAGCAGCCTTGATAGCGTCGGAATGAGGGGGCACCGGGTGCTCCTGATCGTCAGGTACGAGCCCGGGTCCATGGTCCACGATCGCGAAGGCCCGATCGACCGTCGGAGAGGCCCACGCGAAGCGTTCACCGTGCCCTGATTTCTATTCGGCGGTACGAGGAAATTCTAACTCCGGACCGATTTCGGTCAAGTTTTCGGGGCCATCCGCCGACGCCCCGGGGATAATTCTAACTCGCGGGCATGGCCCCATTTCCGCCCCGCAGCCCGGCCTCGACGCGGCGTCCCGCGGAATCGCCATAATCCGCCCCGCGGCCTCCCCCGAATCCCCCATCCCCCCGCCCGCCGGAGCCTTCATTTTTCCTTCCTTTCCAGAGGCCCTGCGGGGATTCCCCCAGCTTTGTCCTGCGAACCAGGTGTCCAAGTCAAGCCCCGGGTGCGATCTCCCGGTCAGCCCGTCGTCGCGGCCCGGCGGCGGGCCTCGCCGGGCGACGGCGGGAATGCGCCCGGGGGGCGCAATCGGTGCGGGCCCGGGCGTCGCCGGGCGGACCCTCATCCCGGAATTACGAGTCGCGATCGCCGGCTCAGCGTCCGGGCCCGGCCTCGGGCGACTCCGGCTCGGCCGGCCGCGTCCGGCGGGGGCTCAGGGGGATCAGGATGGGCCGGCCGTCGGGGGACGAGACGAAGAGGGGGAGGGCGGATTCGGGGTCGAGCCCGTGGATGGCCTTCTGGAGCTCGCCCACGGAGCGGATCGGCATGCCGCCGACCCCGATGATCCTCATCCTGGGGAACAGGCCCGCGGCCGCGGCGGGGCTCCCTTCGCGGACCGAATCCACCTCGACGGCCGTGTGCTTGCCGTCGGGGCCGGGCACGTCGATGACGTGGAACCCGAGGAACGCCGCCTCCGGGAAGTCGGGCAGCTCGCCGATGGTCACGTCCACCGTCCTGGTCTCCCCGTCCCGGTAGAAGACCATGGGGACGCGGGCACCGACGTCCAGCCCCGCGGTCAGCAGCCTCAGCTCGGCGGGATCGTTGACCCGGCGGCCGCTCAGCCGGACGATCACGTCGCCGCGCCTCAGCCCGCCGGCCGCCGCGGCGCTGCCCGGATACACGCCCGCCACGAGCACACCCCGGGCCTCCGGGATGTTCAGCTTCTTGGCGACCTCCGCGTCGAGCGGGTTGAGCAGCAGGCCCAGGTAGCCCCGCACGACCTTGCCCGACTTGATCAGGCTCTCGACGACCCGCTTCGCCAGGGAGGAAGGGATCGCCAGGCCGATCCCCTCATAGGCCCCGGTCCGGGTGATGATCGCGGTGTTGATGCCGACGACCTTCCCCTCCAGGTTGATGAGCGGGCCGCCGGAGTTGCCCGGGTTGATCGCCGCGTCGGTCTGGATGAACGACTCGTACTCGGCGATCCGGACGTCGTTGCGCTCCGTGGCCGAGACGATGCCGGCGGTCACGGAATGGTCG from Aquisphaera giovannonii includes these protein-coding regions:
- the dnaG gene encoding DNA primase — its product is MPPHSDAIKAAIKNAIDIVALAGETLQLRRMGSKYKALCPFHDDHNPSLEVNPERQSFKCWSCGAGGDVFDFVMNRDHVDFPEALRMLADRAGIELERPPAAAGRGPSASGASKSDLLEVQSWARDLFVKALAKSEEATGYLRDRGLSPEMAERFWLGYAPAEKGWLAAEARRRGYPPRLLEEAGLVSLPEDSPGAVRERFRGRLIFPIQDERGRTVGFGGRILPAVERGFVAQGKHVAKYLNSPETALFQKRKLLYAADLARAASRESGWVAVVEGYTDVIAAHQVGVCNVVGTLGTALGEGHVQGLRRLSDRVVLIFDGDAAGQSAADRALDIFLGHELDVRVLSLPENLDPCDFLLKEGAGPFRGLVERAGDPLAFLLERAGARFDLGSIEGGRRAAESILEVLSKIPAGKVAGVDLKLEKFLDTLGRTLRMDVAALRKRLQGLRKAATARAARASRPAPAAPPTPAASPADAEAPGPAEAADRGPIDPRGFDPIDRELIEIILNEPGSVRLLASRVTAQSLRDEPLREILKAAFGLLAEGAEPTCEQVMLRLDDPRLRSLAAAMTLSMESAPLPDDVRPAPWRDRLKGLLDTITRRERQSRIRDLGLALDETDEKADPEAYRALRLEYLRLMFQRPDTKKDAS
- a CDS encoding trypsin-like peptidase domain-containing protein gives rise to the protein MDSFNPTESGFDDEAPPPRPETPPVRRGFLLILFVLAASALIVYGVPYVAERTGYAWEAGRSRAATEAIAKLDKAGLVQASSLFRMAVTAVSPAVVNVQSQKAKREAAGLPGMPVGGNPNGPLYQDTELGSGVIIDKARGYIVTNHHVVKDADRILVRLGPGDDVRARLVGADPKTDLAVLQVRSTLKVDASWGDSDQLDIGDWVLAIGSPLGFDHSVTAGIVSATERNDVRIAEYESFIQTDAAINPGNSGGPLINLEGKVVGINTAIITRTGAYEGIGLAIPSSLAKRVVESLIKSGKVVRGYLGLLLNPLDAEVAKKLNIPEARGVLVAGVYPGSAAAAGGLRRGDVIVRLSGRRVNDPAELRLLTAGLDVGARVPMVFYRDGETRTVDVTIGELPDFPEAAFLGFHVIDVPGPDGKHTAVEVDSVREGSPAAAAGLFPRMRIIGVGGMPIRSVGELQKAIHGLDPESALPLFVSSPDGRPILIPLSPRRTRPAEPESPEAGPGR